Within the Hypericibacter adhaerens genome, the region CGTCGTCCATCTCCTTGGCGAGACGGTCCATGGCCTGCTGCGGCGTGAAGGTACCGGAGTTCACGTCGCCGATCTGCTGCCACCAGAGCTGGGCCAGCTTCGGATAGTCGGGCACGTTGATGCCGGTCGGCGTCCAGAGATTGCGGTCGGGCGAGCGATAGAACTCGACCAGGCCGCCCAGCTTGGGCGCGCGCTCGGTGAAGGATTTGTGCCGGACCGTGCTGTCGCGGATGATGGTCAGGCCGACATGGCTCTTGGTCACGTCCACGGTCTTGGACACGCAGAACTGGCCGTAGAGCCAGGCCGCCTTGCGGCGGTCGACCGGCGTCGACTTGAAGAGGGTCCAGGAACCGCAATCCTGGTAGCCCAGCTTCATGCCTTCCTTCCAGTAAGGGCCGTGCGGCGAGGGCGCCATCCGCCACAGCGGATTGCCCTGGTCGTCGACCGTGTTGTTGCCCGCACTCTTCGGGGCCACCATGTTCGCGGTGAAGGCGGTGTACCAGAAGATCTGCTGGGCGACGTTGCCGGTCGCGAGCGCCGGCAGCGACTGGTAGAAGTCGTAGTCGGCCGCACCCGGCGGCGCATATTTGCGCAGCCACTCGTCCCACTTGGCGATCGCGTAGACGGAGGCCGGCGCGTTGGTGCCGCCGCCGCGCGTGATCGAGGCGCCTGCAGGATTGCAGGAGCCCTTCTCCATGCGGATGCCCCATTCGTCGATCGGCCGGCCGTTCGGCAGGCCCGGCGAGGTGGAGCCGGCCATGGAGAGCCAGGCGTCGGTCATGCGCCAGCCGAGGTCCGGTGCACGCTTGCCGTAGTCCATATGGCCGTAGATGCGAACGCCGTCGACGTTCTTCACGTCGTTGGTGAAGTATTCGGCGATGTCCTCATAGGCCGACCAGTTCACCGGCACGCCCAGGTCGTAGCCGTACTTGGCCTTGAAGCCCTTCTTGATGTCGTCCCGGTCGAACCAGTCCTTGCGGAACCAGTAGAGGTTGGCGAACTGCTGGTCGGGCAGCTGCCAGAGCTTGCCGTCCGGGCCGGTGGTGAAGGCCTTGCCGATGAAGTCGTCGACATCGAGACCCGGATTGGTGACATCCTTGCCCTCGCCCGCCATCCAGTCGGTCAGGTTGACGG harbors:
- a CDS encoding ABC transporter substrate-binding protein, yielding MKRRDFLKRTAAITAATVIVPRLSWADGADAAKHWVDTEFKQSALSRDDQIKELQWFIDAAKPFQGMEIDVLSETIPTHSYESETLTKAFGEITGIKVNHQVLGEGEVVQAVQTQMQTNRNLYDGYINDSDLIGTHSRLQSAVNLTDWMAGEGKDVTNPGLDVDDFIGKAFTTGPDGKLWQLPDQQFANLYWFRKDWFDRDDIKKGFKAKYGYDLGVPVNWSAYEDIAEYFTNDVKNVDGVRIYGHMDYGKRAPDLGWRMTDAWLSMAGSTSPGLPNGRPIDEWGIRMEKGSCNPAGASITRGGGTNAPASVYAIAKWDEWLRKYAPPGAADYDFYQSLPALATGNVAQQIFWYTAFTANMVAPKSAGNNTVDDQGNPLWRMAPSPHGPYWKEGMKLGYQDCGSWTLFKSTPVDRRKAAWLYGQFCVSKTVDVTKSHVGLTIIRDSTVRHKSFTERAPKLGGLVEFYRSPDRNLWTPTGINVPDYPKLAQLWWQQIGDVNSGTFTPQQAMDRLAKEMDDVMARMQAADEQAKTYGGCGPRLNPEKDASAWLGTPDGPAKKLDNEKPKGETIAYDELIKRWAE